A window from Megalobrama amblycephala isolate DHTTF-2021 linkage group LG9, ASM1881202v1, whole genome shotgun sequence encodes these proteins:
- the LOC125274677 gene encoding fucolectin-7-like isoform X2 translates to MNSRMAIRMIVFLTLTGLCVADSKGNIALGATAVQSSTYQLTIAKNAVDGNKDSDFNLGSCSATNGDKDPWWRVDLLDVYRITRVSITNRGDAVPERINGAQIRIGNSLENNGNNNELAVTVVSMSAGETKTFEFNPITGRYVNIFIPGRNEYLTLCEVEVFADNYKPIYFCVLTQRNLALGARAAQSTTYGFAAAQNAVDGNRNSNFNLGSCSATNGDRDPWWRVDLLDVYKITRVVITNRGDAVPERINGAQIRIGNSLENNGNNNELAATVVSIPLGETKTFEFEPIKGRYVNIFIPGRNEFLTLCEVEVFSD, encoded by the exons GATGGCCATCCGAATGATTGTGTTTCTAACACTTACTGGACTGTGCGTCGCTGATTCCAAAG GGAATATTGCTCTTGGAGCCACAGCTGTACAGTCTTCCACATATCAATTAACCATTGCTAAGAATGCTGTTGATGGCAACAAGGATTCAGATTTCAATCTTGGGTCATGCAGTGCGACTAATGGGGACAAGGACCCCTGGTGGAGAGTTGACTTGCTGGATGTCTACAGGATAACCAGGGTTAGCATCACTAATCGTGGAGATGCTGTTCCAGAGAGAATAAATGGTGCTCAGATCCGTATCGGCAACAGCCTGGAAAATAATGGCAACAATAATGAGCT GGCTGTGACTGTTGTGTCCATGTCAGCTGGAGAGACAAAAACATTTGAGTTTAACCCTATTACAGGGCGATATGTCAACATTTTCATACCTGGGCGCAATGAATATCTCACACTGTGTGAAGTCGAGGTGTTTGCAG ATAATTACAAACCAATCTACTTTTGTGTTCTAACCCAAA GGAATCTTGCTCTTGGAGCCAGAGCTGCCCAGTCTACCACATATGGATTTGCAGCTGCTCAAAATGCTGTCGATGGCAACAGGAATTCAAATTTCAATCTTGGGTCATGCAGTGCAACTAATGGGGACAGGGACCCCTGGTGGAGAGTTGACTTGCTGGATGTCTACAAGATAACCAGGGTTGTCATCACTAATCGTGGAGATGCTGTTCCAGAGAGAATAAATGGTGCTCAGATCCGTATCGGCAACAGCCTGGAAAATAATGGCAACAATAATGAGCT GGCTGCGACTGTTGTGTCCATCCCACTTGGAGAGACAAAAACATTTGAGTTTGAGCCTATTAAGGGGCGATATGTCAACATTTTTATACCTGGGCGCAATGAATTTCTCACACTGTGTGAGGTTGAGGTGTTTTCAG ATTAA